A part of Vulpes lagopus strain Blue_001 chromosome 4, ASM1834538v1, whole genome shotgun sequence genomic DNA contains:
- the MKRN3 gene encoding LOW QUALITY PROTEIN: probable E3 ubiquitin-protein ligase makorin-3 (The sequence of the model RefSeq protein was modified relative to this genomic sequence to represent the inferred CDS: inserted 1 base in 1 codon) codes for MEEPAAPTEASEASGAPTGAEVAGEGAPGPSLHMRPVFRQFAAAGPAPLRASRRRPAQASGGGAGPSRLQGRSSGSWTKQVTCRYFLHGLCKEGENCRYSHDLSGRLQAGESPGSPPGASADPSPSTAAHIETLPQEVAEASSVAFACSLPAIGLAAEGGFFEAERDNAGLEAAGGAGVEGWENAIEFVPGQPYRGRMIPSVPRASVQSPVTEREQIAVGRGQQLCRDAAMGQCFRGESCMYVHGEICDMCGLQVLHPVDAAQRADHIKACIEAHEKDMELSFAVQRSMDKVCGICMEVVYEKANPSDCRFGILSNCTHTYCLRCIRRWRTDKQFGNRIVKSCPQCRVTSNFVIPSEFWVEEEEEKQKLIQQYKEAMSNKTCRYFAGGRGFCPFGDNCFYKHADPEGLGEDPQRLSAEASGAHCGQFSEPTQVREGEMPFKSSKKELVMLRLANLLFKCFISLGNDEIXFSKDQWDLLHYELEKNISV; via the exons ATGGAAGAGCCTGCAGCTCCCACTGAAGCCTCTGAGGCATCTGGGGCACCTACGGGGGCCGAGGTGGCAGGGGAGGGTGCACCTGGGCCTTCACTCCACATGCGCCCGGTCTTCCGGCAATTTGCGGCTGCGGGCCCGGCCCCCCTCCGTGCGTCACGTCGGAGGCCTGCCCAGGCctcggggggaggggcggggcccagTCGCTTGCAGGGCCGGAGCAGCGGCAGCTGGACAAAGCAAGTCACCTGCAGGTATTTTCTGCATGGGCTTTGCAAGGAGGGGGAGAACTGTCGTTATTCCCATGACCTCTCGGGCCGGCTGCAGGCTGGGGAGAGCCCTGGTTCACCGCCTGGGGCCTCCGCAGACCCAAGCCCTAGCACGGCTGCGCATATTGAGACCTTGCCTCAGGAAGTGGCTGAAGCCTCCTCTGTTGCGTTCGCCTGCTCCTTGCCTGCGATTGGCTTAGCTGCTGAAGGGGGTTTCTTTGAAGCTGAGAGAGACAATGCAGGCCTTGAAGCTGCCGGAGGAGCTGGTGTGGAAGGTTGGGAGAATGCCATTGAGTTTGTTCCTGGGCAACCCTACCGGGGCCGCATGATCCCTTCTGTTCCCAGGGCTTCTGTGCAGAGCCCAGTGACTGAGAGGGAACAGATTGCagtgggcagggggcagcagcTTTGCCGAGATGCGGCTATGGGGCAGTGCTTTCGTGGGGAGAGCTGTATGTATGTCCATGGAGAGATATGTGATATGTGTGGGCTTCAGGTCTTGCACCCTGTGGATGCTGCACAGAGGGCAGACCATATAAAGGCTTGCATTGAAGCACACGAGAAGGATATGGAGCTCTCGTTTGCAGTTCAGCGAAGTATGGACAAAGTGTGTGGCATCTGCATGGAGGTTGTCTATGAGAAAGCCAACCCCAGTGACTGCCGCTTTGGCATCCTCTCCAACTGCACCCACACCTACTGTCTTAGGTGTATCCGCAGGTGGAGGACTGACAAGCAGTTTGGCAACAGGATCGTCAAGTCCTGTCCACAGTGCAGGGTCACCTCCAACTTTGTGATTCCCAGTGAGttctgggtggaggaggaggaagagaagcagaaacttATTCAGCAATACAAGGAGGCAATGAGCAACAAGACTTGCAGGTATTTTGCAGGAGGCAGGGGTTTCTGCCCATTTGGAGATAACTGTTTTTACAAGCATGCAGACCCAGAGGGCCTGGGAGAGGATCCTCAGAGGCTGAGTGCTGAGGCATCCGGTGCTCACTGCGGTCAATTTTCGGAGCCTACTCAGGTGCGAGAGGGTGAGATGCCctttaaaagcagtaaaaaagaGCTTGTCATGCTTCGGCTGGCCAATCTGTtgtttaagtgttttatttcacTGGGAAATGAtgaga tcttttcaaaggACCAGTGGGACTTGCTTCATTAtgagctggaaaaaaatatttcagtttga